The region AACGAAGCCAATATCGGGTTTCTCTCGCCTCTTTTGACGCGATGGTGAGTTTGGAAACAAAATCTTTGCGACTCTGTGCAGCTTGGGCCTCTTCGACATTGGCACCTATGGAAGTCCCTGAACGAAGAATCTGCTTGGAAAGAATATACTCGTTATGCTTTTTACAGAGGTGACGATAAAGTAAGACTATACGTTTAGCAAAAGAAAATGAGAGTTCAACAATCTCATTTTTGTTCTCTTTAGCCTCCAGAAGTGAAGACTCGTCTTCATTTAATCCAAAATCCAAAATCCAAAATCCAAAATCGCGTAATGAATGAAGCGGCTTATGCCCCTTCATTCATGATGGAAAGAAATTCATCGTTGCTCTTGGTCTTGAGCATTTTAGAAAAGAGGAATTTGAGCCCTTCGACCTC is a window of Nitratifractor salsuginis DSM 16511 DNA encoding:
- a CDS encoding four helix bundle protein; this encodes MKGHKPLHSLRDFGFWILDFGLNEDESSLLEAKENKNEIVELSFSFAKRIVLLYRHLCKKHNEYILSKQILRSGTSIGANVEEAQAAQSRKDFVSKLTIASKEARETRYWLRLLIETGYLEADRDHVKSMLADIESINRLLTSIILTLQKNQ